GGCGGCGAACACGAGACACGGGACCGCGAGGGTCATCGCCAGTCGCGTCACGAAAGCCGTGTCGTAGTCATACCCCAGCCGGACCCATGCGAATCCGATTGCGGCGAGTGCGAAGACGGGCGCAACGATCTGCAGGACTGTCAGGACTGATTCCACAGTGTGTTTCCGCCGAATCGGGGGGTGCGCGATTTACAAGTCCCGCGGGCGCGGTCTAGGAACGGGCAGGGGAAAGGGCAACGCGTCATGCTGCATAACCACGCCAAATATGGCCTCGGCGAAGTCGTTCGCCACAAGAAGCACCCCTTCCGGGGTGTGATCTTCGACGTGGATCCGGAGTTTTCGAACTCCGAAGAATGGTACGACAACATCCCGCAGGAGGCGCGGCCCCGCAAGGATCAGCCCTTCTACCACC
This portion of the uncultured Jannaschia sp. genome encodes:
- the hspQ gene encoding heat shock protein HspQ encodes the protein MLHNHAKYGLGEVVRHKKHPFRGVIFDVDPEFSNSEEWYDNIPQEARPRKDQPFYHLLAENEESYYVAYVSEQNLTLDRSGEPVTHPDIGDLFGAFDGRQYPLHFDLN